A stretch of DNA from Ailuropoda melanoleuca isolate Jingjing chromosome X, ASM200744v2, whole genome shotgun sequence:
cgcatatacaaagtatataaacatatgcttttatattaaaacaaatatatagagtttaaatatatacaatataattcGATTTTGGGACAGGAAGTAATATCTCCtctttacagctgaggaaactgaggcccagagaggttaagatgcTCAGTCTCATACCCagcaagtgacagaaaaaaaagtgGGTATCTTAGTATCTGTAACACTTGTATTACAACTTACCACATGCCAGGCCCTTCCCTAAGCACTTTGTATGTTGCTAGTTCACTGAATACTCAACTTTGGAACAGGACTGAGGCTGAGAGGCGGAGTAACTAGTTTGAGGTCCCAGAGTTGCAGGTGGCAGAGCTGTGAGTGAAGCTCAGACAGTTTGACTCGGGCCAGTAGGGGGAGTCCAAGTGGGAAACATTTCAAgttattctttcattttgcatttgtatAAGGACACTGAGGTCCCAAGACGGTACTGAGTTGCCAGAGGTTCTACACGACTAAGCCGGGCCTGGGATCCAGATGTCCCAAACCTAACCGGACAGAAAGTCTCATATTCCCCTCCTGGGTACTATTTGTGGTATTGCAGAGGTTATGATTGCTATCTCATCCTTCAAGGCACTGTTGTTGGCATACCTCCTCTAGGGAGCCCTCTTGGATCTCCTTTGAattcttctctcattctttccaCCACTCCCCGTGCCAGACTGTGagtttcccagcctccctccccaactGGCCCACCCGCCCAGCTACCTTCCCAGGGCTTACCACTGAAGTGTTGAGGCCAGAGGTCACAGGGTCCCTCAGCTCCTTGCACGTATTCCCTGTCTGGTGGCAGACAGACATCCCTTTGATAATGTTGTCTGGGTCAGTGGCCATCTTCACGTCTGACAGTCCCTTGGCCCATGCTGATGAGCTAACCAGCCACATGAAGGCGAACACTGCCGTGGCCAGGAAGTCCTaggacaggcaggggagaggcagaaggcacTGTGAGCGGGCTGCTTCATGTCATGCCACGGGGACTCCTCAGATCACAGGCTTTCTTGGGAGGGGGGAGGTCCCGCAGAAAAACCCTGTCTCCCCCCTGCCTTTTCAGCTCTGAAGCCTCCAATACTCACTTGAAGATGAGCATTCTTAGCtcgggcgtgtgtgtgtgtgtgtgtgtgtgtgtgcgtgtgacaCAGAGGATGTGGGAGTGTAATTGTgatgtgtgggtgtgcatgtgggATTTTGTGGGATGGTTTCCGAATCTGTGGAAAGTAGCGtgtctttctacttttatctGAATGTGGGAATTTATGTCATTTTGTGTCTGGGTTGAGGGTGTATGAGTACAGCTGTGTAGGAATCAATGTGTCTGGGTGGCATGATGACAAGCATGACTGTCACAGTGAACCTCTGTGCACCTTTCTTTGATCTAGACTGTGTGGTTGTGTGCGAGGTGGCTGATTTCCAGGGGTAGGCCTGTCTGGGATTCTGTGTGGGCTCTGAGTGTGTCCCTGTCATTCTATGATTCGGTTTCTTTGATGCTCACAGCAGCGGCAGCAGTAACATCTGTGGCTGTTATGGTGACTGCTGGCATGTGGGACTGTCTATGGTTTGGTAGTGGCCTATGAACATGGCCGTGTCCCTGAGGCTCCATGTCCCCCGGGGTCCTGCACTTGAGTGGCTGTGGGGGGCTCACCATCATGGGTCCTTTGTTGTTCTCTCGGTACTTATTCTGCAGGAAGATGTACGTGGCCAGAGCCCCCATGGAGTACAGAAAGGCAAACACAGCCACGGTGACAAAGAATTCGGCCGATGAAGAGTAGTCCCCCACCAGGAAGATTTTCTCAGTGTCCCCTCGGCAGGTGGGTGCATCAAAGTACACTTGGTGCAGCCTGTGGAGAGACATGGCAGGTGTGGTCCAGGCCCTAAGAACACCGCCATGCACCCTGCCCAGTCATGGGTTCCCCAGATTCTGACAAAGttccaggaagaaagaggaggaaataacCATTCAcagagcacctactgtataccagtCACATTTTACTGATTGTTCACAGCATTCCGGTGAAGTAGGTCTTATTCAACCCTTACTCCAACCCAGGCACTTTGATCTCTTGGTTATTTGTAGAACATACCAGGCACCCTCTTACCCCAGGATTTTGCACTGGAATGCCCTTCTCCTCGATATTACTCCCTTCATGTCCTGCAAGTTTTGCTCAACTGTCacctcagtgaggccttccctgatctcACTATTAAAATCAAACGGAACCATTCCCTCCCAGTACTCCTTAGCTCCCTTCCCAGCTccgtttttctcttttaacagtGATACCTCACACATCTGTCATAttatgtgttttacttttttcctggatttttccCATAATTAAAAGAGGGCTGGGCTTTTTCCTGttgtgttcactgctgtatccctagGACCTGGAACAGTGctgccacatagtaggtgctcagtagatgTTCATCAAATGAAATGtacagaggctcagggaagtgTATTAACTTGccagaagtcacacagctggggagAGAATGGCACAATTGGGATCTGAACCCTGTTTTCCCCTACATCATATTGACTCTTCTCCCTACCCACTTCAGGtccccaagagaaaagaaacatttgcaTAGCAGAGGAGAGCACAGAGACTACAAAACAGAAGACAGACAGGAGGGTAGAAGGGATCCTGGAACATGCAGAATGTATGTACGTATGTGAGGTGGGGAGGTGCAGATTGGGAAGGTGTCCTGGGACTAAGGCCTTTCCTGCGGTGTAATGGAGGTCATAGGGAGAAAATGTGTGTAGGGagaaggtctggggtggggtccccAGAGGTCTGGCCTCagacggggggggggcaggatcCTGAGACTGGGCAAATGGTGCTAGTCCCGTTGTGTAGCAAAGGTCCTGAGGGAAGGGGCTTATACTTATTGATCACCTTCAAGGCACTTTAGATAATTGCCTCACTTAATGACCCTCCCCCTCAATTCTGTAAAGCAGTTGTTAgtatacccattttgcagatgaacaGAGGCTCAGCAAGGTTGTGTTAAATTGCCCAAGGTTGTATAAATGACAGAGCTAAGAGTTGAATCTGGGTAAGTTTCTGGGTTCCTAGTAGGCTGGGTTGGGAGAAGGGGGTGTCTTATGGGAAATGGGGGCCCCATGGGGGGTTATCAGGGCAGTGGGGGGTCAGTCAGGGGGATCATGGGGGGTCAGTCAGGGGGACCATGGCAAAGACTTTTTCCCCCAGGAGACTTGTGGGTAAAAGGCAGATCTTCAGGACTGGAGGTCCTAGGTGAGGGAGCTACTGGGGAGTCCACATGTTTCTGTGGCCTTCTGGATTCCCAAAGGACTCCCAGCAGTATCCCATGCTGCTaggtcctcctcctcccccaaactcTGTTCCCTGGCTTCTGTGAACCAGTGGATCCCTGCTCCTCACTGCCCCTCAGGCCACGCCTCCCCGgtgcctctttttctttcaaccatTGCTCAGGGTCTGTCCTGGATTTTCCTCTCTCCACTGTTCCCTCTTACCCTGGGTGATCCCCTGAGCCTACATTTATCCTTAGTGCTCAGAAGTGCCCAATTTCCATCTCAGTCCCTGACCTCTTTCCTGAGTCccttaaacttatttattttctttattttaacaaGCCCTTGTGGAGCTCTTAttgtgtgcccagcactgtgctaagcactttacaagtATTAGCTCCGTTACTATTCATCATAACCTGGTAAGGGGTATTAGTATtcccttttgcagatgaggaacttGAGACCCGGAACAGTTATGTGGTTTATCCGAGTAGTGGAGGAGCCTCAGCAGCCTCTACTGAAATTGTGTCTGTgggtctctgtctccccctccccaggagggAAGCATCATGGTGAGGGCAGTGACcttgcctgcttgtgctcatcCTCATGTTcctagcacctggcacacagtatgaGCTCAGTAAATATCAGAATTGCCTAACTGGGTTTAATCATTCCCTACAGCTAATCAGACCCCCTCCTGATTCTCTGTGATAAAACCCTGCACGAGGATCTCCACTTTAAATTTCTCCCAGTCTACAATcatcctttttattaatttatttgttaaaatgttggCTCCATGAGGATAGGGAGCTTGGTCTGGGttttttgtctttccctgttATGTCCCCAGCACTTTGAGCAGAAACTGGCATACAATAggttctccaaaaaaaaaaaatgtataacggaatgaatgaatgggaattAAATAATATTGGCTGATATTAATTGAGCAACTAGTGTTTTAAGGCTATGTATCCATATATACTTCTACTTTTGAATCTTGTTTACTGCCggtctcctgcccctccccattcacTAGAACACAGCCAGAGGGCAACAGCCTATGCCTGTCTTGCTCACCAGATGTCCTAGATGTCCAGAGCAGTGCCAGGCATAAGGTAGGTGCTCGGTGCATGCGCAATGACCTGAGCCAGTGTGGTCTCCTGAGGTGGGGGCTGAACAGGAGCCACTGGGGAGGTGTCTTagcccaccccaccctctctcttGGGATCCCCGgggtgggttggggtggggggcgcaccTGAAGGGGTACTCGAATTCAACCTCGATGCTGAGGTCACTCTCTGATTTGTTGGCACACTCCACGCTCAGCCGGAGCTCCCCGGTATAACTGCCGCATGTGGCAAAGGCGAAGATGGCAAAGACCTTGGACAGCAGGGATGGGGATGGTCATGGTGAGCCTGTGTACACGTGGGATGGGATGCCCTCCTCTGGACAGATCAGGGCCCAGCACAAGCAGCAGCAGATGGaccagtccccacccccaccccctaatCAGGGCTCATCGGCTCCAAGGACAAGCTGATTACAGGGGTGTGGCTGTCTCTTCCAGTCTctctctcagtgtctctctcAATCTCTATCTCTCAGTGCTCTGACCCCCCTcgttctctcttctgtctcagtctctttatttctctgtctctctatgtATTTCTGCTTGTCTCTGTTCTCCGTGTCTCTATTTCTCTTGgtatctgtttctctgtctttctcagatGTCTCATTGTCTCTGTATCTCTGTTTCGCTCTCTGCCTCTGATGCTAATATCGATGTaggtctctttctgtctcttttttctctggctccatccatatAAATGTATGTCTCTCCCTATGTGTGTTTCCGTCCTtggtctgtttgtctctctctccctgctgtgtcTCTGACTTGGTCTCTTTATCGggctctccctgtctcccttgtgcatctctttttctctgtgtatcattttctcctttcctctctctgagtatctctctttctctgtttctctctctcccccatcccattTTTTTCTGCCACTCTTCCTGTGTCTATTCCTCTTGGCATCTCTCTTCTCTGTGCATCTCTGACTcccttttttttgtctctttctgctTGTCTCcactctctctcatctctctatcttttcttctcagtatttccatctctgtctccatcattccctgtctctcattctctctgtctctttcactgtctctggATTTCTCTGGCTTTGCATCTTTTCCGCAGCAACCAGCTTCAGgctccacctcccctgcccctctctcaccTC
This window harbors:
- the SYP gene encoding synaptophysin, translated to MLLLADMDVVNQLVAGGQFRVVKEPLGFVKVLQWVFAIFAFATCGSYTGELRLSVECANKSESDLSIEVEFEYPFRLHQVYFDAPTCRGDTEKIFLVGDYSSSAEFFVTVAVFAFLYSMGALATYIFLQNKYRENNKGPMMDFLATAVFAFMWLVSSSAWAKGLSDVKMATDPDNIIKGMSVCHQTGNTCKELRDPVTSGLNTSVVFGFLNLVLWVGNLWFVFKETGWAAPFMRAPPGAPEKQPAPGDAYGEAGYGQGPGGYGPQDSYGPQGGYQPDYGQPAGGGGGGYGPQGDYGQQGYGPQGAPTSFSNQM